A window of Haloarcula marismortui ATCC 43049 genomic DNA:
GCGGTCGTCGTACTCGGCGTCGTTGCCGCGGTACTCGAGGGTGTCGGGCTGAGCTTCATTCTCCCGATCGTCGAACTCGTCCAGCTCCAGGACCCCGCCGCGGAGGTGGACGGGCTGCTTGCGGTGTTCGTGACTGTGTATCAGACGCTCGGGATTCCCTTCACGCTGGGTTACGTCGTGGTCGGTGTGTCGGCCGTGATGATCGCGCGGTACACGACAAGTTTCTCGGTGGCGTGGTTCCGGGAGGCGCTGCGGACCTACTACATTCGGGACCTCCAGACGCGAGCGTTCCAGAACGCTCTGAACGCGCGCGTGGAGTACTTCGATAAGGAGGGCTCCGACGACATCTTGAACGCGATCGTTACGCAGACTAATTATGGGGGACGAGTGATCGATCAGGGGATCAAGTTCACTCAACAGCTCTTTCTCGCCGGCGTGTACTTCGCCGTCGCACTGGTGATCGCACCGGTACTAACGATTATCACGGGGGTTGTCCTTGGTGGCTTCTCGGTTTTCTTTCGACGAGTCCTCGACTCGGGGTACGACGTTGGAGAGGAAGTCGCCGAGGCGAACGAACTCCGACAGGAGGCCGCACAGGCTGGGACACAGGGGATCCGCGACGTGCGGATATTCGGGCTTGCCGAGGAACTCTTCGAGGACTTCACAGACGCGATAGAGCAGTTCACCGAGTCGCGGATCGTTCTCCGGCGCAACGAGGCCGCGATCAACAACTTCTACAACCTCGTCGTCGCGGTGTCGGTGTTCGTACTCATCTACCTCGCGTTGACGTTCGCAAGCCTCTCGATCGGCGAACTCGGCGTCTTCCTCTTCGCGATGTTCCGACTCGGACCGAGGGCGAGCCAGGTCAACACGCTGTACTACAGGACTGAGAACAATCTCCCACACCTCGTCCGCACCATCCAGTTCACCGACGAACTGGCGACGTACAACGAACCGACCGGATCGAGCCGGGAGGTCCCCGAGGAGATCCGGGAGATCGAGTTCGACGACGTCCACTTCTCGTACGATGACGAAGAGGAGGTGCTCCGCGGGATCGACTTCACCGTCGAGAAAGGCGAATTCGTCGGATTCGTCGGGCAGTCGGGCGCGGGCAAATCGACGATCGTCTCGCTTCTTGCCCGGCTGTATCCGGTCGATAAAGGTGAGATCAGAGCGAACGGGGTCCCGATCGACGAGATGGATATCGTGGAATGGCGCGACCGACTCTCGATGGTTAGACAGGACCCGTTCATCTTCAACGACACGCTCCGGTACAATCTGACGCTCGGGAATCGAGAGGTTTCGGAGACGGAGCTCGACCGAGTGTGTGCGATCGCCAAGGTCGACGAGTTCATCGACGAACTTCCGGATGGATACGACTCGTTATTGGGCGACGACGGGGTTCGACTGTCGGGAGGACAGCAGCAACGCGTAGCGCTGGCGCGGGCCCTGTTAGAGGATGCCGACGTGTTGATCCTTGACGAGGCGACAAGCGACCTTGATTCTAATCTAGAAAAACAGGTCCAACAAGCGATCGAAAGAATGGACCGCGATTACGCAATCATTACCATTGCACATCAGTTGTCGACAGTAAAGAATTCGGACCGAATCTACACTGTTGAGGAGGGTCAAGTTACAGAGACCGGACAGCACGGTGAACTCGTTAAAAAAGGTGGAAAGTACGCAGAACTCTATGGGATCCAGTCTAACACATAAATCATGAGGACGGCGTCAAGTCCGATCGAGCTATGATTCTATGTATTTTCATTCGTTCATTAAAGACATACATTCGCACATAATATGTAGATTTTATAACGGAGAAAACTATATTTACAGTACTTATTCTAACCACGAGAGAGTGATGAGGCAACCAAATGATAGCCGGGAGTTTTATTCTAAGAGAGTATCGATTAAGTGTATGAAAAATATAGATAGACGGATGGATAAGAACTGGATTACCGAGGAAGATTGGGAGACGATCATCGCTAACGTTCCTATCGTTTCCGTGGATTTATTGGTTCGATATGACGAAGGACTCCTCTTCGGGAAACGGACAAATGAGCCCGCGAAGGGTTACTGGTTCTTGCCAGGAGGACGGGTGGAAAAAGGGGAAACCCGGACTGAAGCCGTCGATCGGATCGCCAAGCAGGAGCTCGGATTATCGGTGAAGATCGTTGAATCGCTCGGCGCGTTCGAGCACATCTACGAGACATCAGATGTCGCTGGTGTGAACACAAAACATTACCTCGCGAATGGATACGTAGTCAAGGTGGATAGCGGTCAACTCCGAACTGACGATCAACACGAAGATCTACAGGTATTCGAATCGATTCCGGATCCACTCCATCAAAATATTCGTGCGTATCTCGACACATCGGAGAGTCTCACAAATTGGCCGTAACTCAAGGTAGAGTGTCTACCTCATCCCAGATCGAATAATACATACTCGGCGGATGAACAGGTACCAATAGTAATGAATCTCAAGTCGCGGTTCGCAGAGCGTCCGGTATTCGTGACCGGAGCAGACGGATTCGTTGGGTCTCATCTCACGGAACAGCTCGTGGAATTCGGAGCCGATGTCCACGTATTCGTTCGTGCCACATCCAGCGGAGAGTTACAGAACATCCGACACCTCCGCGACGAGATTACGATCCACCGGGGAGATCTCCGTGACAAGCACTCTGTTGAACAGGCAATGAAGCACCTGACGGAATACTCGGACACGATCGTGTTTCACCTCGCTGCACAAGCACACGTTGGCGAGTCTTGGGATCGTCCCTACGAGACGATCGACACGAACGTCGTGGGAACTCTCAATCTCCTCCAGACGGTCGTCGATCTCGATCTGGACATCGCTAAGTTCGACACTGCTGGCACCTCCGAGGAGTACGGCAACGTAGATGGACAGATGGAAGACAAGCATGAATACGACTCCGACGGTCGAGTACTCCTCAGCGAGCGGTCACCCGTGAACCCGACGTCAGTCTACGCAACCTCGAAACTGGCGGCCGACTTCCTCACGATGAATTACCACGACGCCTACGGCCTCCCCGGCGTGACTACGCGGATGTTCAACAACTACGGACCGCGACAGAACCCCCGATACATCACCGGTACGATCGTTACGCAGGCGCTGGAGCGTGGCATCGTCGAACTGGGGAACCTCACACCCAGGCGCGACATGTGCTACGTTTCCGACGGCGTCCGAGGTCACATGCACGTGGCACTAGAGGGTAGTCCCGGCGAGGAGTACGTCTACGGCTACGGCGAAAACATCTCGATGCGCGACTGGACGGAGTTGTTGCTGGAAGTCGGTAGTGAAGAAGGCTACTGGGAGGATCCCGAGATCGTCCAGCGGGACGACCGGTATCGGCCCGGCGACAGCGACGTTGAAGAACTACTGGTCGGCTACGAGAAGCTCCACGAGGAGACTGGCTGGGAACCCGAGGTGTCTTGGCGCGAGGGTGCACGGCACACGATTGAGTGGTACGCCGCGAACAAAGAGAAGTGGTTCGGACGGGTCGACTGGCGATGACTGACTGGCATCGCAAAACTGCGGATTACTGGGACGGGAAGTCGGTGATGATTACTGGCGGAGCTGGTTTCCTTGGCAGCCACCTCATCGATGAACTCGAACGACGAAGTGAAGATGTCAATATTTTCGTCCCGCGAAGTGACGAGTACGACCTACGGAATCGACAAGAAATCAAGCGGGCTCTGGTCGACTCTAATCCAGACGTTGTGATCCACTTGGCAGCGACGGTCGGCGGGATCGGTGCTAATCGGAAGAACCCAGGGAAGTATTTTTACGAGAACGCCATTATGGGGATCGAGCTAATCGAACAGGCTCGTCAGTTCGGGGTCGAGAAGTTCACCATCCTCGGGACGATCTGCTCGTACCCCAAGCACACGCCTGTCCCCTTCAGCGAAAGAGATCTGTTCGAAGGCTACCCCGAGGAGACCAACGCGCCTTACGGGATCGCCAAGAAGGCGCTGTTGACCCAGTCGCGGGCCTACCGCAAGCAATACGACTTCAACAGCATTTATCTCATGCCAGTAAATCTGTACGGGCCCCGCGACGACTTCGATCTGGAGACTTCACACGTGATCCCCGCGATCATCCGAAAGTGTGTTGAGGCCAATCGGCGTGGCGAGAACGCTATCACTGCTTGGGGGACTGGTGAGCCGACCAGAGAGTTTCTCTACGTGAAAGATGCCGCCGACGGGATCCTTACTGCGACCGAGCGCTACGACGAATCCGACCCTATAAATCTTGGCAGTGGCATAGAGACATCCATTCAGGATCTCGTCGAGAAGATCGCTGATCTGACCGGATTCGAGGGCGAAATTGAGTGGGATACCTCCAAACCTGACGGGCAGCCCCGGCGGAAGCTGGACACCTCACAAGCGAAAGAGCGATTTGACTGGGAAGCGACGACATCGTTCGAGGATGGCCTTGAACGGACGATCGAGTGGTTTGAAAAGAGCTTCGAGAAGTGAGGTGCGTGGATCAGACTGTTGTTCAATATTTATAAGGCTCAGTGACGGCCAACCTATAGTCAACCCACGAGTTCAATGGACATCTGGCATCACCACCTTTTTTCAGGTGGTGCTACTTCTGTCCAATTTGATAAATACCGAGGGCCGACACTCAGGGATCTAAACGATGGAAGTACAGATTGGTCTTTCAGTAACTATTATTTTTCTCAGGTATTAATTTTGAATATTATGTTGATCAAGTAGTAAGAGGGGGATAGAAGCGTAGTAACGAGGAAACTAACCGGGCGAAACAAACCCAAATAGTATACCGTGGTGTTCAGATAGGGATTAGGAGGTGAGACAGTGTGTTTTCAAAGTAATTTGTGCCTGAAAACACCCGCCTCAGCGATATCTATACGAGATCGTCTTATAGTGTTTAGGTCGAATCTTTACCGGTAAGATATGGCCAAACGCTGGGTTCGCTGATTGCGTTCACACCTCGGGAGATGTAGTCCTTCAGCGACGAGATATCAGGGACGAGTCGATACTTGAACCACTCTTGCAGCTGGTCCCAACATCCTTCGACGGCGTTCAATTCGGGGAGTTTTGACGGGAAGTACCAGACTTCGAGATCGTCCCCACGCACGCACGAGACCGAACTGTCTCCGACAGTTTCGGTCTCGCGCTCACCACTCACGTGCTCCCAGAGATCCCTCGCGTAGAAGTAGCCCGCTCGGTCGAGGAACACCACTAACTCTTCACCGAACCGGTCTTTTAACGCCTCCAACAGCCGAATTCCATGATTTCGCGTGAGGTTCTCTTCTGTCCAGCAGAAGAAGCTGTCACCGTTGTCGGTGACAGCGCCCAGCACCGTCACTGAATCCCACGACGTTGCAACCTCTATTGTCGGGTTTGAGCCAATTGGGTAGAAGCCACGTCGCTGAACAGTTCCGACGTGCTTGGTGAACTGATCGACAACAACGACAGTTTTCTCGGTTAGTTCGGGTCGTTTTTTCGACTGTCTCCTGAAACTCGGCTTTCTCTTCAGGGTCGGCTTCATAGTGTTGAGGCCGTGCTGTCCGCAAGGACAGCCCGGCCTCTTCCAACAAGTCTACGCGTAGGTTTCGTGGTATTCGACGCCGTATTCCTCTTTGACGTAATGAAGCAAAAGTTTCGCTGACCACGCTTGCTGGTCGTATCCGAGTTCGGTCGGCAACTGTTGCAACTGTTCGAACAGTTGCTCACGATCTTCCCCCTCAATTTTCGCTGGACCTCCTGGTCGAGGAGCGTCGTAAGGTGCTTGCCCGATCGGTTCTTCCTCGAACCGATCGAGCCAGTTGCGAATCGTTTTCTCGACAACACCGTGGCGGTCAGCCAGTGTATCCAGTTGATCGCCCTTCTTGCGCCCGATCGCCGCGAGAACACGTTCTCGCGGCTTCCCTTCGTCGATCTGATCCTTGAGATCGTAGAGCTCTTCGAGCGTGATATCGTCGAGCCGACCCATTACAAATACCAGCGTCTCTATCGGTAAAAAATTTCCCTAGACACTATTAGAGGTTGTTAAGCGAGAAGCAACACCCCAGCTGTTGATAAAGCTCAGTATTCAGCTGTAGTATTTAGCAGGTTTGTTGATTTCGAATGCTGTTTAGCTTCTCGAGATGTTTAGTGTTAATCGGGCTCGATCCACTGATCAAAACTGAGTTCATAAGACCGATCTACAGCGAGAGTCAGGGCGGAGTACAAATCACGTTGCGGTCAATAAAACTGTGATTCGACTAAGGAATGATAAATATTGGCTGTACGCTGCTGTCGATCCGGAAACAAACGATTTGCTCCATGTACAGCTTGAGCCAACAACAGATGACGCTCTCGTAAATCGATTTTTCGCTACTTTCCGCGGTAAATATCACACAGATGATGAAGCTGTTTCCGTAGATGGGTCAACGCCACTCCAACGAGCCTGTCGCAAACACGACCTCGATTTCAGATAAGAACAACATGTATCGGAACAGCGGCGAACGTGTCGTTCGTGATATAACACGCCGAACTACCAGTTTCTTATATTGTTTCAGTAGTGCCGACGCTGAAACTGCTGATGAGTGGCTCAGGTCTTTCCCTTTCGGATGGGATCAACTTATCCTAACACAACTTGACAGAAGACGGAGGAACGAGCGTAATAAAAAAATCAAATAAGTGTTCCTTTCTCGGCCTACTTGTTGGTGGAGGTGTGTTTCGTCTCGTTACGTCATCTCGGCTCGCTATTTCCTTACAATCGGCGCTTTCGGGAGGCTGGATACCTATCGAAACAACTATATCAATTAGCTAACACTTATACTTTTCCATGAACTGGGAATGACATCAATATCGTCAATACAGTGTGAGTGCCAGGTTCCTGGAGCTAATACGATATTGTCATCTTTTTCATTCAACCAAGCACCCCACCAACTAAAGGTACTATTGGCTATGATATTGTGATCGCACTCTCTCATCAGACGAAGGTCCTTGGTTGGGTCGGACGTATTCCCATCAACTATCGTATATTCTATACGTGGAAATAATTTATTAATTCTTTCTAGAAAGCAATTTCTCACGTACTTCTTATCATCAGAGAAAATAAAGAAGTGTGGTTTTTCTACCATAGATTGTATCTTAGAGATGGCCCGTACGTAGTAATCTACTGAAAGTTGTTTACCAAGATCTTCATAATCTCCACGGCGAATATGTAGGCTTACCGAATTGGATTCGAGAATTGATCTATATAATTGATTGTTTCTTCTTTTTAGCGGAGTTCTGTGTATTAAATCTTTTTTGATTGTTTTGGATATATCGGCGAAATATTTATGGCTTTGCCAATATCCCTTTAAATAGGTATTACCTGGAAGATCGAAAAATCTGTCATCTAATTTAAATGGATGATTTTCAATATATATGTTAAACACACGCAGTCCTAAAAGTGGAGAATAGCTTCCGGTATTTTCTATCAGTCTTTTTTTACTTTTTTCTATACATGAAGTATCAAACGTAACTTCACCCGATATATTAAATTTATTAAGATGAAAACAGCGGCTGTGATCGGAATTAGGACCTCTATAGTTAGATATGTCTAGAATTAAGTTTGAATTCGTGTTCAAAGACAGTCTCCTCGCTACAGCATACTGAAATAGCTGATTACCTAGCCCTCCTTTTATTTCTATTTTAACCATTATTTTGTCTGTATTTTATGATTTTCAATAGCATTCTGAACAGTTGGCCACACTTGATATCTATCTAATATACGCTCTCGCGCTTCGGCGATTGCATCAATATTCTTCTCACGGATATTACTTTGGACTATATCACTGATTTTTTTCGGGGCTGATGGATCTTCAAT
This region includes:
- a CDS encoding transposase — its product is MKPTLKRKPSFRRQSKKRPELTEKTVVVVDQFTKHVGTVQRRGFYPIGSNPTIEVATSWDSVTVLGAVTDNGDSFFCWTEENLTRNHGIRLLEALKDRFGEELVVFLDRAGYFYARDLWEHVSGERETETVGDSSVSCVRGDDLEVWYFPSKLPELNAVEGCWDQLQEWFKYRLVPDISSLKDYISRGVNAISEPSVWPYLTGKDST
- a CDS encoding GDP-mannose 4,6-dehydratase gives rise to the protein MNLKSRFAERPVFVTGADGFVGSHLTEQLVEFGADVHVFVRATSSGELQNIRHLRDEITIHRGDLRDKHSVEQAMKHLTEYSDTIVFHLAAQAHVGESWDRPYETIDTNVVGTLNLLQTVVDLDLDIAKFDTAGTSEEYGNVDGQMEDKHEYDSDGRVLLSERSPVNPTSVYATSKLAADFLTMNYHDAYGLPGVTTRMFNNYGPRQNPRYITGTIVTQALERGIVELGNLTPRRDMCYVSDGVRGHMHVALEGSPGEEYVYGYGENISMRDWTELLLEVGSEEGYWEDPEIVQRDDRYRPGDSDVEELLVGYEKLHEETGWEPEVSWREGARHTIEWYAANKEKWFGRVDWR
- a CDS encoding alpha-1,2-fucosyltransferase, encoding MVKIEIKGGLGNQLFQYAVARRLSLNTNSNLILDISNYRGPNSDHSRCFHLNKFNISGEVTFDTSCIEKSKKRLIENTGSYSPLLGLRVFNIYIENHPFKLDDRFFDLPGNTYLKGYWQSHKYFADISKTIKKDLIHRTPLKRRNNQLYRSILESNSVSLHIRRGDYEDLGKQLSVDYYVRAISKIQSMVEKPHFFIFSDDKKYVRNCFLERINKLFPRIEYTIVDGNTSDPTKDLRLMRECDHNIIANSTFSWWGAWLNEKDDNIVLAPGTWHSHCIDDIDVIPSSWKSISVS
- a CDS encoding ABC transporter ATP-binding protein, which gives rise to MSSSDPEPVSRREKLDALRDVARYNPTYTAAVVVLGVVAAVLEGVGLSFILPIVELVQLQDPAAEVDGLLAVFVTVYQTLGIPFTLGYVVVGVSAVMIARYTTSFSVAWFREALRTYYIRDLQTRAFQNALNARVEYFDKEGSDDILNAIVTQTNYGGRVIDQGIKFTQQLFLAGVYFAVALVIAPVLTIITGVVLGGFSVFFRRVLDSGYDVGEEVAEANELRQEAAQAGTQGIRDVRIFGLAEELFEDFTDAIEQFTESRIVLRRNEAAINNFYNLVVAVSVFVLIYLALTFASLSIGELGVFLFAMFRLGPRASQVNTLYYRTENNLPHLVRTIQFTDELATYNEPTGSSREVPEEIREIEFDDVHFSYDDEEEVLRGIDFTVEKGEFVGFVGQSGAGKSTIVSLLARLYPVDKGEIRANGVPIDEMDIVEWRDRLSMVRQDPFIFNDTLRYNLTLGNREVSETELDRVCAIAKVDEFIDELPDGYDSLLGDDGVRLSGGQQQRVALARALLEDADVLILDEATSDLDSNLEKQVQQAIERMDRDYAIITIAHQLSTVKNSDRIYTVEEGQVTETGQHGELVKKGGKYAELYGIQSNT
- a CDS encoding GDP-mannose mannosyl hydrolase yields the protein MKNIDRRMDKNWITEEDWETIIANVPIVSVDLLVRYDEGLLFGKRTNEPAKGYWFLPGGRVEKGETRTEAVDRIAKQELGLSVKIVESLGAFEHIYETSDVAGVNTKHYLANGYVVKVDSGQLRTDDQHEDLQVFESIPDPLHQNIRAYLDTSESLTNWP
- a CDS encoding helix-turn-helix domain-containing protein, which produces MGRLDDITLEELYDLKDQIDEGKPRERVLAAIGRKKGDQLDTLADRHGVVEKTIRNWLDRFEEEPIGQAPYDAPRPGGPAKIEGEDREQLFEQLQQLPTELGYDQQAWSAKLLLHYVKEEYGVEYHETYA
- a CDS encoding GDP-L-fucose synthase family protein, with translation MTDWHRKTADYWDGKSVMITGGAGFLGSHLIDELERRSEDVNIFVPRSDEYDLRNRQEIKRALVDSNPDVVIHLAATVGGIGANRKNPGKYFYENAIMGIELIEQARQFGVEKFTILGTICSYPKHTPVPFSERDLFEGYPEETNAPYGIAKKALLTQSRAYRKQYDFNSIYLMPVNLYGPRDDFDLETSHVIPAIIRKCVEANRRGENAITAWGTGEPTREFLYVKDAADGILTATERYDESDPINLGSGIETSIQDLVEKIADLTGFEGEIEWDTSKPDGQPRRKLDTSQAKERFDWEATTSFEDGLERTIEWFEKSFEK